The sequence ATAAAATGCCATGAGATTGCACTAGTTTTATAGTGTACGATGCAAAAAGAAACTAGATTACATAGTTACATTTAACTTCAAACCTTTCTACGCTAAAACAAAAAAGTGctaattagaatataaatgACAGTATCAACAAAACCACATTTTTGTATGATTCTAGTCACTTTAGcaatagaatatttatttcattttttttggaTAATCTCATTTGGCTTtctaataaaacataaaattcattcaaaaaataaaaattgtatgtAGCATGGTTCTTCTCTTAATATTTAGCAAATcaactattttaataatttagtaatcaaatatctaataattttgaaCTCATAATATATCAGAAGACTATTAAGATCTGTTTATATACATTCCactttcttttcatatatGTTTACAATCAAATTATACAACAatcacaaaagaaaataataatatatatgccCAAATTACACTCATAAATTGACTTCATCTTTTTTGTCAATCCTGACTTTTTAAGTATAATAAGGAAACAAATTCAATGACAATAGTGACTAAACCAACAAAGCTTCCCTCCTCCTTTACACAACTCTTCTTCTTCGTAGCCTCTGCCGTGAATCCACCATAACAGATTAGTAAGTGAATTACAATCATGGTGGACATTCAAGTTTCTTATCTTCTCCAGAGCACTTTCTTTGTCATAAATCCCTTCTATTGCGTGCACAAACCCTTTCCACTCTTCACCAACGCCTTCCCTTCCTAAAGCAGGCAATGTCCATTTCACAAGCTCCTTTGCGAAGTTCACATCAGAGAAGAGAACCTCAGTTATAGGCGATAATGGCAATAGCTGAATTCCAAGCCTACATTCTCTCCAGTTTGAAGGTGCAAACCACAACCCACTGTCCCTCTTGTTGGCCCATGTGATACCCACTATCCTATTTTCTTTAGTGAATTCTTCTTCATACAAATTATCGTTCTCTCTTACATGACACCAAGTTTGTGCTGCATATATCTCCATTGCAGCTAGCATTGATCCAGTGGCAACAAGTTGAGTGTCTCCATATGCTAATCCCATCAAAGCAGCTGAGTAGTAAGCATTCACAGCCTCACTTGTGCTGTCTTGACATCGCCCGTCAGCGAATTCAGTTAGCCCTCCAGCCCAAGAGTGCAGTTTATACAAATCAAAGCACCTTAATCGTggataatttgaatttgattgcCTGCCCAAGTTCATCAAATGGGCCATAAGTGAATAAGCTTGTAGCTTATATTTCCTTCCCCACGATAGATCAAGTTTTACTAGAACTGCAATAGCATATAGAAAGAAACCAATTTGATGATAATGACCATTATAAATTCCAAATCCAAAATCTTCACCAGAATCATTCAACCCTCTTTTGGTGATAATTCCACCCCATTTAACATCATGCAAAAAACCATTCCCACTAAAAGTACCCTCTAACCATGGCTCAATTTTCTCCTTCAAGAACTTACTTATGGCTGGAATCACATCAACAAAACCAACCTCCTCAGCTATCAAAGCCAACCTTGCTGCTCTCGCAATCATTTTACCATAAAGATAGCATGAGGTTGGTGTAACATCTGATGACGAATTTAAGCCTTGAACATCCTTTTGAAGGGCAGCCACAATTTCAGCACATGAATCCTCTTTGATGCCCTTGATTGAATGCCAAGTTATGGCAATGGGGTCTGAATTTAATACCCATGAATCTCCAACAACACCAACAAGATCACCATCAATGCTCTTATACTTAAGATCATTTAAGACAATGACATTTTCACCAGATAAAAGTTTAATATGCAAAGGATGTGCAAGAATAAGCAAGTCACCAGAACCTTTCTTTTCCCATTTGTATTCTATACAAAATGGTTTAGTGAAAGCTGCATCCCCTGATGTTGCATAGCAAGAACTGAATCGATCAAGAATTGCTTCACATTTCGAGTTAGTATCCGGTAAAATTGCAATCCGTATCACACCAGAAAATCCATCAGAAGTAATCATTGAAAGGCTGTGGCTCAAACTTATTTGAGAAGAAGAATATATAAGCCATGTTTGGCCGTTATTAAGCTTAACGGTATACTTGGTGTGTGAGTTATTTGAAGAGAGTGAAAGAATGGAATGAATTGTTGACACAAGAACTGAAGTATTGCCAGTCACTAAACATGTCAAGAAAGGACTTCCTCGAGCAAGAAAGAACCGAAAGTTTGAAGATGGTATATCCAAAGTAACAGTAAGATcactaaaagaagaaataatgtggCTTTTTAATGTATCTGGGTTGGTTTTGTTTGACGCAGTGATGGTTAGATCAGGGCTAAAAATTTGTTGTTTGGAAGAAGAAGTGGAAAGCTGAGATGGGTAAGAGATTGAAAGAGAAGAATCAGAGGATTTGATGAGATATGGATGAATGTATTCAGGTTGGTCACCATTTCTAAGGGTGAAATTCTGAAAGAAAGAATGTGTAGGTAAAGGAGAGGACAAGAGGGAaggtgaaaagaaaagggatggGTCAGGAAGGATAGTGGATTGAGCTTTAGggaagagaaaaggaaatgtcGGCTGTGGCTTTTCTTCAGGTTCTTCAGGCGTGGTTGGAGCTTGAGGAGGAGGGCTAGGTGGGGGTGGCGGAGGTGGCGGAGGTGGCGGGGGTGGAGGCGGCGGAGGCGGAGGTGGGGGCGGTGGAGGTGGGGGGGAGGAAGATATTGACGATGACGTTTCTTGAAAGGCCGGGTGATTTCTCTTTCAATCTTTCTACTTAGTTTTTTCAACATATTTGAAATTTGGAAAAGGTTAGACAAAGAGAGggaaaacttaaaaaattagttggaAGTTTGGAAAGGGAAGATGGAGAAAATGGAGGAAATTGGTTCGTTTGTTACTTTATCGTTTAGTTTTGAGTTTTGTAACCCAAATTTGAGGCAGAGAAAATAAGTGTGTTGGATATGGACTTGGCTCTGTGGAATTTGTTGAAGGAATGGGGATGAGAGGGaggggaagaagaaataataagGCCGTGGCTGGAAGTAAGAATTTATAGAAATGTGAGGATGATTATAAGAGCATGTTTGGATGGTGGGATTTGGAAAGGTAAAGTTATGAGCGAATAAGGAAAGGACAAGAATGTGTGAACAAAAGAGCAAGAATATGCAAGCTtaaggagaaagaaagaaaattctaaatttcaaGCTTTTAAAATTCTGAGTTCTAAGTTTTTTACGCAAGCTTTCCATGAATTTATTCATGATTTGGACCCAAAAAGAATACTTAGATCTCtgctattttataattatttttttaatatcacaAGTTTTTTACAATTCATGCCTAAAGTATTTGTTTGGGAAAGAAACAATTAATAAAGCTTTATACGAAATAAAGGAATTACAATATAGTTGGTGCATTTTCTAATCTTTCAAACTTaaactgaaaaagaaagaataagaaagTCCGGTTCTTCCAACCAACCGGTCCGAAGTccaaacaaaagaaacccGGTCCAGTCCAGGTTCAACTCTGTTCAATATTTGCAAGATTCAGAAAGTTAGATACGACCATCGCATCAGATTTGAATAGAGAGATATCATGGCAGGATTACTGCAATGGGCAGCAGATGTTGTAGGAGGTCATGGTGGTGGCAATAGCAATGAACTGGACGATGATGCTATCCCATTAATTTTCACTGAAGACCAACACAAGTATGTTCAAGAATTAGATCAAAAGGCATCATCT comes from Ricinus communis isolate WT05 ecotype wild-type chromosome 5, ASM1957865v1, whole genome shotgun sequence and encodes:
- the LOC8263600 gene encoding LOW QUALITY PROTEIN: ascus wall endo-1,3(4)-beta-glucanase (The sequence of the model RefSeq protein was modified relative to this genomic sequence to represent the inferred CDS: deleted 2 bases in 1 codon), with the translated sequence MLKKLSRKIEREITRPFKKRHRQYLPPPPPPPPPPPPPPPPPPPPPPPPPPPSPPPQAPTTPEEPEEKPQPTFPFLFPKAQSTILPDPSLFFSPSLLSSPLPTHSFFQNFTLRNGDQPEYIHPYLIKSSDSSLSISYPSQLSTSSSKQQIFSPDLTITASNKTNPDTLKSHIISSFSDLTVTLDIPSSNFRFFLARGSPFLTCLVTGNTSVLVSTIHSILSLSSNNSHTKYTVKLNNGQTWLIYSSSQISLSHSLSMITSDGFSGVIRIAILPDTNSKCEAILDRFSSCYATSGDAAFTKPFCIEYKWEKKGSGDLLILAHPLHIKLLSGENVIVLNDLKYKSIDGDLVGVVGDSWVLNSDPIAITWHSIKGIKEDSCAEIVAALQKDVQGLNSSSDVTPTSCYLYGKMIARAARLALIAEEVGFVDVIPAISKFLKEKIEPWLEGTFSGNGFLHDVKWGGIITKRGLNDSGEDFGFGIYNGHYHQIGFFLYAIAVLVKLDLSWGRKYKLQAYSLMAHLMNLGRQSNSNYPRLRCFDLYKLHSWAGGLTEFADGRCQDSTSEAVNAYYSAALMGLAYGDTQLVATGSMLAAMEIYAAQTWCHVRENDNLYEEEFTKENRIVGITWANKRDSGLWFAPSNWRECRLGIQLLPLSPITEVLFSDVNFAKELVKWTLPALGREGVGEEWKGFVHAIEGIYDKESALEKIRNLNVHHDCNSLTNLLWWIHGRGYEEEELCKGGGKLCWFSHYCH